The Petropleomorpha daqingensis genome includes a window with the following:
- a CDS encoding MCE family protein → MTGTLQRGVAIGAAAILLIAIGWTVLRPVGAYRVTAYFTQTVGLYKGSDVRILGIPVGTITDVEPMGDRVRVDMEIDDTYAIPADANAVVLAPSLVSDRYVQFAPVYDGGAKMKDGATLSLKRTAVPVELDQVYGALDDLSSALGPTGANRNGALSDLIGTGAANLDGNGELLNQTLTGFSQAVQTLAENRDDLFDSLDNLQRFTTALATVDTQVRQFNDNMAAVAEQLAGERQDLQQAVSLLNQALADVATFVQDNTALLTSNVDKLADVTLTLVQQRQALAEVLDVAPAALGNLSHAYNPDTGTLDTRDNSLGSTNADVIVCQVLAQTGRLTFPAGFNVNDLTQLLALPPVGQICARLLSGDANADNQLDDLNGNGVPDLQELLTAIFGSGGGTGGGSQLPGLPVVGGGSQ, encoded by the coding sequence ATGACGGGGACCCTGCAGCGGGGGGTGGCGATCGGCGCCGCCGCGATCCTGCTCATCGCGATCGGCTGGACCGTGCTGCGGCCGGTCGGCGCGTACCGGGTGACGGCGTACTTCACCCAGACCGTCGGCCTCTACAAGGGCTCCGACGTGCGCATCCTCGGCATCCCGGTCGGCACGATCACCGACGTCGAGCCGATGGGCGACCGGGTCCGGGTGGACATGGAGATCGACGACACCTACGCGATCCCGGCCGACGCCAACGCCGTCGTGCTCGCCCCGTCGCTGGTCTCCGACCGCTACGTGCAGTTCGCCCCGGTCTACGACGGCGGCGCGAAGATGAAGGACGGCGCGACGCTGTCGCTCAAGCGCACCGCCGTCCCGGTGGAGCTCGACCAGGTCTACGGCGCGCTCGACGACCTCTCCTCGGCCCTCGGCCCGACCGGCGCCAACAGGAACGGCGCGCTGTCGGACCTGATCGGCACCGGCGCGGCCAACCTCGACGGCAACGGCGAGCTGCTCAACCAGACGCTGACCGGCTTCTCGCAGGCCGTGCAGACCCTGGCCGAGAACCGCGACGACCTGTTCGACTCGCTGGACAACCTGCAGCGGTTCACCACCGCGCTGGCCACGGTCGACACGCAGGTCCGCCAGTTCAACGACAACATGGCCGCGGTGGCCGAGCAGCTCGCCGGCGAGCGCCAGGACCTGCAGCAGGCGGTCTCCCTGCTCAACCAGGCCCTCGCCGACGTCGCGACGTTCGTCCAGGACAACACCGCGCTGCTGACCAGCAACGTGGACAAGCTCGCCGACGTGACCCTCACCCTGGTCCAGCAGCGGCAGGCGCTGGCCGAGGTGCTCGACGTCGCGCCCGCGGCCCTGGGCAACCTCTCGCACGCGTACAACCCCGACACCGGGACGCTGGACACCCGCGACAACTCGCTGGGGTCGACCAACGCCGACGTGATCGTCTGCCAGGTGCTCGCGCAGACCGGCCGGCTCACGTTCCCGGCCGGGTTCAACGTCAACGACCTCACCCAGCTGCTGGCGCTGCCGCCGGTCGGGCAGATCTGCGCCCGGCTGCTGTCCGGCGACGCCAACGCCGACAACCAGCTCGACGACCTCAACGGCAACGGCGTCCCCGACCTGCAGGAGCTGCTCACGGCGATCTTCGGCTCGGGGGGCGGCACCGGCGGCGGCAGCCAGTTGCCCGGTCTGCCCGTGGTGGGAGGTGGTTCGCAGTGA
- a CDS encoding MCE family protein: MARHSKPFRDRNPVVIGAISLAVIAALVLLAFNAQSLPLIGGGTVYKAQFSEAAGLQPDDPVRVAGVKVGKVESLSLEHGAVMVEFRVKDAFVGDQSEAAIKIETVLGAKYLALVPRGQGELDPDSPIPLSRTASPYDVVEAFADLSTTIDQIDTTQLANSFEVLSQTFSNTPDDVRTSLQGLSRLSETIASRDQQLKTLMAATRQVTQVLSDRNGEFTQLIVDSNTLLQEVQKRRQLIDSILTNTQKLSTQLSGLVADNREALTPALQQLGAVTDILERNRSALGETVNKLAPFVRVFTNTLGNGRWFDSFVENLIPGVLGSALCGGASQTPLPVGCSSGGGN, from the coding sequence ATGGCCCGGCACTCCAAGCCCTTCCGCGACCGCAACCCGGTCGTCATCGGCGCGATCAGCCTGGCGGTGATCGCCGCGCTCGTGCTGCTGGCGTTCAACGCCCAGTCGCTTCCGCTGATCGGCGGCGGCACCGTCTACAAGGCGCAGTTCTCCGAGGCCGCCGGCCTGCAGCCCGACGACCCGGTGCGCGTGGCCGGCGTCAAGGTCGGCAAGGTCGAGAGCCTCTCCCTCGAGCACGGCGCGGTGATGGTCGAGTTCCGGGTGAAGGACGCCTTCGTCGGCGACCAGTCCGAGGCGGCCATCAAGATCGAGACGGTGCTCGGCGCCAAGTACCTGGCGCTGGTGCCGCGCGGTCAGGGCGAGCTCGACCCGGACAGCCCGATCCCGCTCAGCCGCACGGCGTCGCCCTACGACGTCGTCGAGGCCTTCGCCGACCTGTCGACCACCATCGACCAGATCGACACCACGCAGCTGGCGAACTCGTTCGAGGTGCTCTCGCAGACCTTCAGCAACACCCCCGACGACGTGCGCACGTCGCTGCAGGGGCTGTCCCGCCTCTCGGAGACGATCGCCTCGCGCGACCAGCAGCTGAAGACCCTGATGGCGGCCACCCGCCAGGTGACGCAGGTGCTGTCCGACCGCAACGGGGAGTTCACCCAGCTGATCGTCGACTCGAACACCCTGCTGCAGGAGGTGCAGAAGCGCCGGCAGCTGATCGACTCGATCCTGACCAACACCCAGAAGCTGTCCACCCAGCTCTCCGGCCTGGTCGCCGACAACCGCGAGGCGCTCACCCCGGCGCTGCAGCAGCTCGGCGCGGTGACCGACATCCTCGAGCGCAACCGCTCGGCGCTGGGGGAGACGGTGAACAAGCTGGCGCCGTTCGTCCGCGTCTTCACCAACACCCTGGGCAACGGGCGCTGGTTCGACAGCTTCGTCGAGAACCTCATCCCCGGCGTGCTCGGCTCCGCGCTCTGCGGCGGTGCGTCGCAGACGCCCCTGCCCGTCGGCTGCAGCTCGGGGGGTGGCAACTGA
- a CDS encoding MCE family protein yields the protein MRSLAGPLTKLAVFALVTILASYVLVSTITNAGYGEQVTYRAQFTDVAGLVKGDEVRIAGVRVGQVTGIELSPAKEKPVAVVELEVEKDVPLPEAVQATIRYRNLVGQRYISLTEGQGSAGRTLQANAVIPLKQTHPALDLTVLFGGFQPLFQALSPADVNRLSFEVIQVFQGEGGTVESLLSHVASLSSSLADKDQVIGSVIDNLTKVLGTVAARDQQLNDLIISLQQFVSGLAADKDAIFNSLQTVDTLADTTAGLLEQARPPLQADIQQLQVLAGNVAAGGDQLQQFLQLAPTKLDLITRTAINGSWFNFFLCGASGFIVLPGTDPTTTNGITVPAGGLNNGEAGCS from the coding sequence GTGAGGAGCCTCGCCGGGCCGCTGACCAAGCTGGCCGTCTTCGCGCTGGTCACGATCCTGGCCAGCTACGTGCTGGTCTCGACGATCACCAACGCCGGTTACGGCGAGCAGGTGACCTACCGGGCCCAGTTCACCGACGTGGCCGGGCTCGTGAAGGGCGACGAGGTGCGGATCGCCGGCGTGCGCGTCGGTCAGGTCACCGGCATCGAGCTGTCCCCCGCCAAGGAGAAGCCCGTCGCCGTCGTCGAGCTCGAGGTGGAGAAGGACGTCCCGCTGCCCGAGGCGGTGCAGGCCACGATCCGCTACCGCAACCTGGTCGGCCAGCGCTACATCTCGCTGACCGAGGGGCAGGGCTCGGCCGGGCGCACGCTGCAGGCGAACGCGGTCATCCCGCTCAAGCAGACCCACCCCGCGCTGGACCTCACCGTGCTCTTCGGCGGGTTCCAGCCGCTGTTCCAGGCCCTGTCGCCGGCCGACGTGAACCGCCTGTCCTTCGAGGTCATCCAGGTCTTCCAGGGCGAGGGCGGCACCGTCGAGAGCCTGCTGTCGCACGTGGCCTCGCTGTCGTCGTCCCTCGCCGACAAGGACCAGGTGATCGGCAGCGTCATCGACAACCTGACGAAGGTGCTCGGCACCGTCGCCGCCCGCGACCAGCAGCTCAACGACCTGATCATCAGCCTGCAGCAGTTCGTCAGCGGGCTGGCGGCCGACAAGGACGCCATCTTCAACTCGCTGCAGACCGTCGACACCCTGGCCGACACCACCGCCGGCCTGCTCGAGCAGGCGCGGCCGCCGCTGCAGGCCGACATCCAGCAGCTGCAGGTCCTGGCCGGCAACGTGGCCGCCGGCGGCGACCAGCTCCAGCAGTTCCTCCAGCTCGCGCCGACCAAGCTCGACCTGATCACCCGGACGGCGATCAACGGCAGCTGGTTCAACTTCTTCCTGTGCGGGGCCTCGGGCTTCATCGTCCTCCCGGGCACCGACCCGACCACGACCAACGGGATCACCGTCCCGGCCGGCGGGCTCAACAACGGAGAGGCGGGGTGCAGCTGA
- a CDS encoding MCE family protein — protein sequence MSSKRGRTVRRRLQGVAFLVVLAALLGLSVAFYNKAFADVATVTLKTDTAGNQLQEASDVKVRGVIVGEVRDVKADLDGATITLAINPQYLPEIPDNVTARLLPKTLFGERFVSLVPPQDPSTKPLADGAVIGQDRTKDAIELQKVIDDLLPLLQAVPPQDLSYTLGAVADALRGRGDRLGENLVSTGTYVGQINTVLPQLQADISGLADVSDTYNSAADDLLAVLDNLSITNSTIVDQAEQLKRTFTVVGSSATTGAQFLEQNESSLISLAETSRPVLGVFAKYSPEYPCLLNGLTRFEPMISEAFGADGDPALNLNISVSLPPRNPYQPGDQPAYLDKSGPDCRGLTNIDAIIAAAQHGEYYCPTPPADGVDSTDNPVSGNPHCIGGSGPNDVPAGAGNPNASPTGSAGQSANFSLAGSTAELDFVKSILGYQTGTDPGDVSDLAASTMAPFLRGTQVVIP from the coding sequence ATGAGCTCGAAGCGGGGGCGGACCGTCCGACGGCGGCTGCAGGGGGTGGCGTTCCTCGTCGTCCTGGCGGCCCTGCTCGGGCTGTCGGTCGCCTTCTACAACAAGGCCTTCGCCGACGTGGCGACGGTGACGCTGAAGACCGACACCGCGGGCAACCAGCTGCAGGAGGCCTCCGACGTCAAGGTCCGCGGCGTCATCGTCGGCGAGGTGCGCGACGTGAAGGCGGACCTGGACGGCGCCACGATCACCCTGGCGATCAACCCGCAGTACCTGCCGGAGATCCCGGACAACGTCACCGCCCGGCTGCTGCCCAAGACGCTGTTCGGCGAGCGGTTCGTCAGCCTGGTCCCGCCGCAGGACCCGTCCACCAAGCCGCTCGCCGACGGCGCGGTCATCGGCCAGGACCGCACCAAGGACGCCATCGAGCTGCAGAAGGTCATCGACGACCTGCTGCCGCTGCTGCAGGCCGTGCCGCCGCAGGACCTCTCCTACACCCTCGGCGCGGTCGCCGACGCGCTGCGCGGCCGCGGCGACCGGCTGGGGGAGAACCTGGTCAGCACCGGCACCTACGTCGGCCAGATCAACACGGTGCTCCCGCAGCTGCAGGCCGACATCTCCGGCCTGGCCGATGTCAGCGACACCTACAACTCCGCGGCCGACGACCTGCTCGCCGTCCTGGACAACCTGTCGATCACCAACTCCACGATCGTCGACCAGGCCGAGCAGCTGAAGCGGACGTTCACCGTGGTCGGCAGCTCGGCGACCACCGGCGCGCAGTTCCTCGAGCAGAACGAGTCGAGCCTGATCTCGCTGGCCGAGACCTCGCGGCCGGTGCTCGGCGTCTTCGCCAAGTACTCGCCCGAGTACCCCTGCCTGCTCAACGGGCTGACCCGCTTCGAGCCGATGATCAGCGAGGCCTTCGGTGCCGACGGCGACCCGGCGCTGAACCTCAACATCTCGGTGTCGCTGCCGCCGCGCAACCCCTACCAGCCCGGGGACCAGCCCGCCTACCTCGACAAGTCCGGGCCGGACTGCCGCGGGCTGACCAACATCGACGCGATCATCGCCGCCGCGCAGCACGGCGAGTACTACTGCCCGACCCCGCCCGCCGACGGCGTCGACTCGACGGACAACCCGGTGTCGGGCAACCCGCACTGCATCGGCGGCAGCGGGCCGAACGACGTGCCGGCGGGGGCCGGCAACCCCAACGCGAGCCCCACCGGCAGCGCCGGGCAGTCGGCGAACTTCTCGCTGGCCGGATCGACGGCGGAACTGGACTTCGTGAAGAGCATCCTCGGCTACCAGACCGGGACCGACCCCGGCGACGTCTCGGACCTCGCCGCCTCGACGATGGCGCCGTTCCTGCGGGGCACCCAGGTGGTGATCCCGTGA
- a CDS encoding MlaE family ABC transporter permease translates to MATLLSPADRIRLGIRRIRRVGRKPLEVLDDLGDQLSFYGRALAWTPRTLRRYKKETMRLLAEVTFGTGALAVIGGTVGVIAFLSFFTGTEVGLQGYAALDQLGTSAFTGFLSAYFNTREIAPLVAGLALSATVGCGFTAQIGAMRINEEIDALEVMGVPSLPFLVTTRIVAGFIAVIPLYVLGLLTSYFATRTIATQAYGQSAGTYDHYFNLFLPPQDVLWSFVKVLIFSVVIILTHCYYGYRASGGPAGVGLAVGRAVRFSIVAVNIIDLFLSLAIWGSTTTVRIAG, encoded by the coding sequence ATGGCCACCCTGCTCTCGCCGGCGGACCGCATCCGCCTCGGCATCCGGCGCATCCGCCGGGTCGGCCGCAAGCCGCTGGAGGTCCTCGACGACCTCGGCGACCAGCTCAGCTTCTACGGCCGCGCCCTGGCCTGGACGCCGCGGACGCTGCGCCGCTACAAGAAGGAGACGATGCGGCTGCTGGCCGAGGTCACCTTCGGCACCGGGGCGCTGGCCGTCATCGGCGGCACGGTCGGCGTCATCGCCTTCCTGTCCTTCTTCACCGGTACCGAGGTCGGCCTGCAGGGCTACGCCGCGCTCGACCAGCTGGGCACCTCGGCGTTCACCGGGTTCCTCTCCGCCTACTTCAACACGCGCGAGATCGCGCCGCTGGTGGCCGGCCTGGCGCTGTCGGCGACGGTCGGCTGCGGCTTCACCGCGCAGATCGGCGCGATGCGGATCAACGAGGAGATCGACGCGCTCGAGGTCATGGGCGTGCCGTCGCTGCCGTTCCTCGTGACCACGCGCATCGTCGCGGGCTTCATCGCCGTCATCCCGCTCTACGTGCTGGGCCTGCTCACCAGCTACTTCGCCACCCGGACCATCGCCACCCAGGCGTACGGCCAGTCCGCGGGCACCTACGACCACTACTTCAACCTGTTCCTGCCGCCGCAGGACGTGCTGTGGTCGTTCGTCAAAGTGCTGATCTTCTCCGTCGTGATCATCCTGACCCACTGCTACTACGGCTACCGGGCCAGCGGCGGCCCCGCCGGCGTCGGCCTGGCCGTGGGCCGCGCGGTGCGGTTCTCGATCGTCGCGGTGAACATCATCGACCTGTTCCTGTCCCTGGCCATCTGGGGTTCCACGACGACCGTCCGGATCGCGGGGTGA
- a CDS encoding MlaE family ABC transporter permease, whose translation MTATGKPKAPGLFDGKLSPTRPLAAAGNLFAFALDTLRALPRRPFQLREFVQQTWFIASVTILPTALVAIPFGAVIALQLGSLTRQLGAQSFTGSASVLAVLREASPIVTALLIAGAGGSAICADLGARKIRDEIDAMEVLGISPIQRLVVPRVLGCMIVATLLNGLVSVVGVAGGYFFNVILQGGTPGAYLASFSALAQVADFWTGEIKALIFGAIAAIVAAYKGLRAGGGPKGVGDAVNQSVVITFLLLFAVNFVITAIYFQLVPPKGQ comes from the coding sequence ATGACGGCCACCGGCAAGCCCAAGGCCCCGGGCCTGTTCGACGGCAAGCTCTCGCCGACCCGGCCGCTGGCCGCCGCCGGCAACCTGTTCGCCTTCGCGCTCGACACCCTCCGGGCGCTGCCGCGCCGGCCGTTCCAGCTGCGCGAGTTCGTGCAGCAGACCTGGTTCATCGCCAGCGTGACGATCCTGCCGACCGCGCTGGTCGCGATCCCGTTCGGCGCGGTCATCGCGCTGCAGCTGGGCTCGCTGACCCGGCAGCTCGGCGCCCAGTCGTTCACCGGCTCGGCCTCGGTGCTGGCGGTGCTGCGCGAGGCCAGCCCGATCGTGACCGCGCTGCTCATCGCCGGCGCCGGCGGCTCGGCGATCTGCGCCGACCTCGGCGCCCGCAAGATCCGCGACGAGATCGACGCGATGGAGGTGCTGGGGATCAGCCCGATCCAGCGCCTCGTCGTCCCCCGGGTGCTCGGCTGCATGATCGTGGCCACCCTGCTCAACGGCCTGGTCAGCGTGGTCGGCGTCGCCGGCGGCTACTTCTTCAACGTGATCCTGCAGGGCGGCACCCCGGGCGCCTACCTCGCCTCGTTCAGCGCGCTGGCCCAGGTGGCCGACTTCTGGACCGGTGAGATCAAGGCGCTGATCTTCGGGGCGATCGCGGCGATCGTCGCGGCCTACAAGGGCCTGCGCGCCGGCGGCGGTCCCAAGGGCGTCGGCGACGCGGTCAACCAGTCCGTCGTCATCACGTTCCTGCTGCTGTTCGCGGTGAACTTCGTGATCACCGCGATCTACTTCCAGCTCGTCCCGCCGAAGGGGCAGTGA
- a CDS encoding ABC transporter ATP-binding protein gives MGVAVEVQGLTKSFGSQNIWSDVTLTLPPGEISVLLGPSGTGKSVFLKSLVGLLKPEQGSITIEGTDIVRAGEHDLYEIRKLFGVLFQDGALFGSMNLFDNIAFPLREHTKKGESEIRSIVLEKMEMVGLQGAEGKLPGEISGGMRKRAGLARALVLDPEIILFDEPDSGLDPVRVAYLNQLIVDLNAQIDATFLIVTHDIGTARTVPDNLGLLFRRNLVMFGPREQLLTSQEPVVRQFLNGRREGPIGMSEEKDVAQVEAEMAALEARGGDSHNGVGPKGASGGDAVPPQLEPTEGLPERKAQRRRQERVARMLHEFDEDTAEAIRASLPEDLLAHVDSGTFRPTEDAGGRHWAPEPDAAPRTEPVGEPAGAGASNPWWAGGSRGNE, from the coding sequence GTGGGCGTCGCGGTGGAGGTCCAGGGGCTGACGAAGTCGTTCGGCAGCCAGAACATCTGGAGCGACGTCACGCTCACCCTGCCGCCGGGGGAGATCTCGGTGCTGCTGGGTCCCTCCGGCACCGGGAAGTCGGTCTTCCTGAAGTCGCTCGTCGGGCTGCTCAAGCCCGAGCAGGGGTCGATCACCATCGAGGGCACCGACATCGTGCGGGCCGGCGAGCACGACCTCTACGAGATCCGGAAGCTGTTCGGCGTCCTGTTCCAGGACGGCGCCCTGTTCGGCTCGATGAACCTCTTCGACAACATCGCCTTCCCGCTGCGCGAGCACACGAAGAAGGGCGAGTCGGAGATCCGCAGCATCGTGCTGGAGAAGATGGAGATGGTCGGTCTCCAGGGTGCCGAGGGCAAGCTCCCCGGCGAGATCTCCGGCGGTATGCGCAAGCGGGCCGGCCTGGCCCGCGCCCTCGTGCTCGACCCGGAGATCATCCTGTTCGACGAGCCGGACTCCGGCCTCGACCCGGTCCGCGTCGCCTACCTCAACCAGCTGATCGTCGACCTCAACGCGCAGATCGACGCGACGTTCCTGATCGTCACGCACGACATCGGCACCGCCCGGACCGTGCCGGACAACCTGGGCCTGCTGTTCCGCCGCAACCTGGTCATGTTCGGCCCGCGCGAGCAGCTGCTCACCAGCCAGGAGCCCGTGGTCCGGCAGTTCCTCAACGGCCGCCGCGAGGGCCCGATCGGCATGAGCGAGGAGAAGGACGTCGCCCAGGTCGAGGCCGAGATGGCCGCGCTCGAGGCGCGTGGCGGCGACTCGCACAACGGCGTCGGTCCGAAGGGCGCCAGCGGTGGGGACGCCGTCCCGCCGCAGCTCGAGCCGACCGAGGGCCTGCCCGAGCGCAAGGCTCAGCGCCGCCGCCAGGAGCGGGTCGCCCGGATGCTGCACGAGTTCGACGAGGACACCGCCGAGGCGATCCGCGCGTCGCTCCCCGAGGACCTCCTGGCCCACGTCGACTCCGGCACCTTCCGGCCCACCGAGGACGCCGGCGGCCGGCACTGGGCGCCCGAGCCCGACGCCGCACCTCGCACCGAGCCCGTCGGCGAGCCCGCCGGTGCCGGGGCCAGCAACCCCTGGTGGGCCGGCGGGTCGCGGGGGAACGAATGA
- the rplL gene encoding 50S ribosomal protein L7/L12: protein MAKLSTADLLDAFKEMTLLELSDFVKQFEETFEVTAAAPVAVAAAAPAGGGGGGGEEAAAEQDEFDVILESAGDKKIQVIKEVRGLTSLGLKEAKDLVDNAPKPVLEKVAKDAADKAKAALEGAGATVTVK from the coding sequence ATGGCCAAGCTGTCCACCGCGGACCTGCTCGACGCGTTCAAGGAGATGACGCTGCTCGAGCTGTCCGACTTCGTGAAGCAGTTCGAGGAGACCTTCGAGGTCACCGCCGCTGCCCCGGTCGCCGTCGCGGCCGCTGCCCCCGCCGGTGGCGGCGGTGGCGGTGGCGAGGAGGCCGCTGCCGAGCAGGACGAGTTCGACGTCATCCTCGAGAGCGCCGGCGACAAGAAGATCCAGGTCATCAAGGAGGTGCGCGGCCTGACCTCGCTCGGCCTCAAGGAGGCCAAGGACCTGGTCGACAACGCGCCGAAGCCGGTCCTGGAGAAGGTCGCCAAGGACGCCGCCGACAAGGCCAAGGCCGCCCTCGAGGGCGCCGGCGCCACGGTGACCGTCAAGTAA
- the rplJ gene encoding 50S ribosomal protein L10 codes for MPTQAKAAVIDEITERFQKSSAAVLTEYRGLTVAQLTQLRRSLGEGSSYAVVKNTLTKRAAEEVGYSDLSPLLNGPTAIAFIEGEPVNAAKAIRDFARANPLLVVKGGVVDGRTVSPAEITRLADVEPREVLLAKLAGAMKGNLSKAAGLFQAPLAQVARLAAALQEKKPAEAAPSGDTAAADEAPVADAAADSTPDTDSAAADDAASTD; via the coding sequence ATGCCCACGCAGGCCAAGGCCGCCGTGATCGACGAGATCACCGAGCGGTTCCAGAAGTCCAGCGCGGCCGTGCTCACCGAGTACCGCGGGCTGACCGTGGCCCAGCTGACCCAGCTGCGCCGCTCCCTCGGTGAGGGCAGCAGCTACGCCGTCGTCAAGAACACCCTGACGAAGCGGGCGGCGGAGGAGGTCGGCTACTCCGACCTGTCCCCGCTGCTCAACGGCCCGACCGCCATCGCCTTCATCGAGGGCGAGCCGGTCAACGCCGCCAAGGCGATCCGGGACTTCGCCCGGGCCAACCCGCTGCTCGTGGTCAAGGGTGGTGTGGTCGACGGGCGGACGGTGTCCCCCGCCGAGATCACCCGCCTGGCCGACGTCGAGCCGCGCGAGGTCCTGCTGGCCAAGCTGGCCGGCGCGATGAAGGGCAACCTGTCCAAGGCCGCGGGTCTGTTCCAGGCCCCGCTCGCGCAGGTCGCCCGGCTGGCTGCCGCGCTGCAGGAGAAGAAGCCCGCGGAGGCCGCACCTTCGGGTGACACGGCCGCCGCGGACGAGGCTCCCGTCGCCGACGCCGCTGCTGACTCCACCCCCGACACCGACTCCGCTGCCGCCGACGACGCGGCCAGCACCGACTGA
- a CDS encoding DUF6919 domain-containing protein, which yields MPAHLHDSDDTCPACLPAWQQAGSVSRLRELTARFIEGRLRAHPHYLGATVAGETEHLVDVLAEINRAGLLTHNSQPGEDDEGWLQRAWVHGYATEAVVDALAAGCLGTDLLVLALPPGVLDGARVCVTRDGAHEGTWAGAFDDPVSVFGTGSGQLAAQLARLWCVDVIDPVWGRDDVLWAAVRRALAARPARRFLLEPGEGHACSVHS from the coding sequence ATGCCCGCGCACCTGCACGACAGCGACGACACCTGCCCGGCCTGTCTCCCGGCCTGGCAGCAGGCCGGTTCCGTCTCCCGGCTCCGGGAACTGACCGCCCGGTTCATCGAAGGCCGGTTGCGCGCCCATCCGCACTACCTGGGCGCCACGGTGGCGGGCGAGACCGAGCACCTGGTCGACGTCCTGGCCGAGATCAACCGTGCCGGCCTCCTGACGCACAACTCGCAGCCGGGGGAGGACGATGAGGGCTGGCTCCAGCGGGCGTGGGTGCACGGATACGCCACCGAGGCCGTCGTCGACGCCCTGGCCGCGGGCTGTCTCGGCACCGACCTCCTGGTGCTCGCCCTCCCGCCGGGGGTGCTGGACGGCGCTCGGGTGTGCGTGACCCGCGACGGTGCGCACGAGGGCACCTGGGCGGGCGCGTTCGACGATCCGGTGTCGGTGTTCGGGACGGGGTCGGGCCAACTGGCGGCCCAGCTCGCCCGGCTGTGGTGCGTCGACGTCATCGATCCCGTGTGGGGGCGGGACGACGTGCTGTGGGCAGCGGTCCGGCGAGCACTCGCCGCACGACCGGCGCGACGTTTCCTCCTCGAGCCGGGTGAGGGCCACGCGTGCAGCGTGCACTCCTGA
- the rplA gene encoding 50S ribosomal protein L1, giving the protein MSSRLDEPGERNTPMAKHGKKYQQAAAKVDRENLYSPLQAANLAKETSPTSYDATVEVAMRLGVDPRKADQMVRGTVNLPHGTGKTARVIVFATGDKAAEAEAAGADVVGSDDLIERIQGGFLDFDAAIATPDQMAKVGRIARILGPRGLMPNPKTGTVTPDVTKAVNDIKGGKINFRVDKQANLHLVIGKTSFDDTKLVENYAAALDEVLRAKPAAAKGRYLKKVTISTTMGPGIPVDPNRTRNLTVDEPTA; this is encoded by the coding sequence GTGAGCTCCCGGCTCGACGAGCCGGGGGAGAGGAACACCCCCATGGCGAAGCACGGCAAGAAGTACCAGCAGGCCGCGGCCAAGGTCGACCGCGAGAACCTGTACTCCCCGCTGCAGGCGGCGAACCTGGCCAAGGAGACGTCGCCGACCAGCTACGACGCGACCGTCGAGGTGGCCATGCGGCTCGGGGTCGACCCCCGCAAGGCCGACCAGATGGTCCGCGGCACGGTCAACCTGCCCCACGGCACCGGCAAGACCGCGCGCGTCATCGTCTTCGCGACCGGTGACAAGGCCGCCGAGGCCGAGGCCGCCGGCGCCGACGTCGTCGGCTCGGACGACCTGATCGAGCGCATCCAGGGCGGCTTCCTGGACTTCGACGCCGCGATCGCGACCCCCGACCAGATGGCCAAGGTCGGCCGCATCGCGCGCATCCTCGGTCCCCGCGGCCTGATGCCGAACCCGAAGACCGGCACCGTGACCCCCGACGTCACCAAGGCCGTCAACGACATCAAGGGCGGGAAGATCAACTTCCGCGTCGACAAGCAGGCCAACCTGCACCTCGTGATCGGCAAGACGTCGTTCGACGACACCAAGCTGGTCGAGAACTACGCCGCCGCCCTCGACGAGGTGCTGCGGGCCAAGCCGGCCGCGGCGAAGGGTCGGTACCTCAAGAAGGTCACCATCTCCACGACGATGGGCCCGGGCATCCCGGTCGACCCGAACCGCACCCGCAACCTCACGGTGGACGAGCCCACCGCCTGA
- the rplK gene encoding 50S ribosomal protein L11 has translation MPPRKRLTAVIKLQINAGAATPAPPVGPALGQHGVNIMEFCKAYNAATESQRGNVIPVEISVYEDRSFTFVTKTPPAARMLLKAAGVEKGSGEPHKTKVATVTRDQVREIAQTKMADLNATDLDQAEKIIAGTARSMGITVQG, from the coding sequence ATGCCCCCCAGGAAGCGGTTGACCGCGGTCATCAAGCTCCAGATCAACGCCGGTGCGGCCACCCCCGCGCCGCCCGTCGGTCCGGCGCTCGGCCAGCACGGCGTCAACATCATGGAGTTCTGCAAGGCGTACAACGCCGCGACCGAGTCGCAGCGCGGCAACGTCATCCCGGTCGAGATCTCGGTCTACGAGGACCGCTCGTTCACCTTCGTCACCAAGACCCCGCCGGCCGCGCGCATGCTGCTCAAGGCCGCCGGTGTGGAGAAGGGCTCGGGCGAGCCGCACAAGACCAAGGTCGCCACGGTCACCCGTGACCAGGTCCGCGAGATCGCGCAGACCAAGATGGCCGACCTCAACGCCACCGACCTGGACCAGGCCGAGAAGATCATCGCCGGCACCGCCCGGTCGATGGGCATCACCGTCCAGGGCTGA